In Pithys albifrons albifrons isolate INPA30051 chromosome 6, PitAlb_v1, whole genome shotgun sequence, a single genomic region encodes these proteins:
- the SPI1 gene encoding transcription factor PU.1 has product MLQACKMEGFPLIPPPSEDMVPYESDLYRQPHDYYQYLNSDGESHGDHYWEYHPHHMHSEFETFGDNHFTELQSVQPPQLQQLYRHMEIEQMHVLDSAIPTTHIGLNHQVSYLPRMCLQYSSPPQPSSDEEDIERQSPPLEVSDGENDGVDPGPGIMHGETGSKKKIRLYQFLLDLLRSGDMKDSIWWVDKEKGTFQFSSKHKEALAHRWGIQKGNRKKMTYQKMARALRNYGKTGEVKKVKKKLTYQFSGEVMGRGVTDRKHYPH; this is encoded by the exons CCCTCTGAAGATATGGTACCTTATGAGTCAGACCTCTACCGACAGCCCCATGACTATTACCAGTATCTCAACAGTGATGGAGAGAGTCATGGTG aTCATTACTGGGAATACCATCCACATCACATGCACAGTGAGTTTGAGACCTTTGGAGACAACCATTTCACAGAACTGCAGAGTGTGCAgcctccccagctgcagcagctgtacAGGCACATGGAGATTGAACAAATGCATGTCTTGGATTCTGCAATCCCAACCACACACATCGGACTCAACCATCAG GTGTCCTATTTGCCCCGGATGTGCCTACAGTACTCCTCTCCACCTCAGCCCAGTTCTGATGAGGAGGACATAGAAAGGCAGAGTCCCCCATTGGAGGTATCAGATGGGGAGAATGATGGTGTGGACCCTGGGCCAGGAATTATGCATGGAGAAACAG GCAGCAAGAAAAAGATACGTCTGTATCAGTTCCTTCTGGACCTTCTTCGCAGTGGGGACATGAAGGACAGCATCTGGTGGGTGGACAAGGAAAAAGGTACTTTCCAGTTCTCCTCCAAACACAAAGAAGCATTGGCGCATCGCTGGGGCATCCAGAAAGGCAACCGCAAGAAAATGACCTACCAGAAGATGGCCCGGGCTTTGAGAAACTATGGCAAGACAGGGGAGGTCAAGAAAGTTAAGAAGAAGCTGACCTACCAGTTTAGTGGAGAGGTGATGGGAAGGGGGGTCACTGATAGGAAGCATTATCCTCACTGA